The sequence below is a genomic window from Lolium perenne isolate Kyuss_39 chromosome 4, Kyuss_2.0, whole genome shotgun sequence.
gggagggtgaagaaaaagatgatagacatgcaaggggcaaaacctaggcagtactctaggctgctgctgctgcgactgggctcCGATTTGGCAGTTGGtagatggtagactagcacgccacccatctatcaatttgcgacgacgtttggtgcagtgatgtctcgtcacatcagcttgagcagagagggtttttttacagtttccattacgatatattttttgccgataatcgtagtactctataccagagacacgtaccttaacacgtgggcagcatgcaaccgcgcgagcaccaaaatgaaatgagagatgttttagagcagaacttcattttcaatgcctttcctagcttggtttggaaaccggacggagcttcagtgacttgatgcttccaagtctcattgtgactaggtgccaccatctaccatccatttgagatccaacgttccaaactatctgttatttcgaagctaaaaaagaaaaactattcagaaaattttgaaaaaaatccagtaatatgtagatgccttgttttaaaatctatgaatatttcatcccattcggacgactagcctgtgattaaatagcttcttacatattcgagcactagtttaaactaaatatatatttgctcacaaacctatgattcaaatcgaatgaaactccaccaaaatataaatcaaaatatgcatgatttactccaatgttgagcggataattcaatcccacgaaaagacaatatgctccaagaccagtaatctcttccctagcttatctgaacataactgacagtgtccttagagaacatcttgcagcctcagtaaagcctcgggtatgaacaagaagcatattgccatttacagatcacgctaagaaccacaacccaggatcatcctcatagcctatatcatcaaggttgccctccaaaattcttatgtttttggaaagttttcttgacgttagggaagattctgaagggcttagcttcgctacaatagcaacaaatggaaaattttcgccgctaaaaagagtatcccgccattttaatatacacttattagtagttgatcaattgtgcattgcaaaacacaaagttcagatcaaatgtgcaacataccaacagaaagttaactcgcagttttacgagcacatggcgatattaaggtgatgaagcaatataaacatcaaaagaagaggcagaacaagatctcctactcagggaaACTCTTgctggacgccgagatataggtcgctagctgtgcacggagatcctccttctccttgataatcgCCTTAAGGACGGTGGTTTGTCCACgcattagcaccctcgagatctgcctcttgagctttaatttcaacctctattccatgagatacttgatgaggttgcttccagtatccatccatgtgacgctcttgttgttcagttCCACCCAGTAGGCGTTCTGCTGCTTAAGCATGTCGACGCATCACGCAAGATGAGaggagatctccttctccaacaccaaaactctgtgaagacgatcacactccagggtgagggagtgttcattctccagctggctgcctatgtgggccttgttctcctccttttgctacaacaatcattgtatgaaaaaaaagaaatcaacccattcatatatgagtattaattacccgcaaacaataggagtactaatttctagcatggatattgataaaggaatggacaacactCGGACGCTCCAAAAATACTacagggttcatcaacacataattaatcggaaagctgtgattacataaactataaaaaaaacaagtggacagaggcatacagcctacctggcttggccgggaaacggggccgaacttagcttcggacggccggacttggggcgccactgtcgttgtggttaccggggagacatttgaaccgccgaccctgtgagatgtaaataaatgtaaaaacggttagaaaataagaatcaactgaaggacaccccgctagaaacttacccggacgaaccctcgcccttgatggtggtgtttgcatcatcatcattcatcaatgtgactctctggttatgcagttccacactaacgcggttctgctcattaagcctgtcaagctcgacagtaaaggtattgatgccttgctgaagaTAAAGGCAGATCTTGTTCTCGGACGCCAAATCTACATGAACAGGCTCAAACTTCGGGgtgagggagagttcattccccagctggctgcctatgtgggccatgttcacccccatttgctggcacgatcattgtatggaaaaaaaaagaatccaaccaattcatatatgagtaattgcacgcaaaaaataggagtactactaatttctagcacagatcttgatacaggaatgaacatcacttggacgctccacaaatagcacagtgttcatcaacacataattaaaaggaaagccgtgattacataaactactccatccGATCCCTTTTAGTAGTAGTAGTTAACACGGATTTGgtaaagttgtattctccctctgatcccttctagttgactcggatttagtacaaagttgtactactaaatttgagtcaaataaaatggatcggagggagtactaaatctgagtctattaaaatggattggagggagtataaaaaaacAAGCTGGGAgtatacagcctacctggcttggccgtgaaacggggccgaactcagcttctgacgaccggacttggggagccaccgtcgtggtggttaccggggagacgtttgaaccgccggccctgtgagatgtaaataaatggaaaaaacagttagaaaataagaatgaactggaggacacgccgctagaaacctacccggatgaactctcgcccactggctcgctctccatcgaatagaggatagactgctctgcgagaatgctcaggcgatcataagtggccatacaacgacgctagctggctagatgtcaagtttttctcggcggtcctagtcctcatcgtcttccctaggatatcctgccgccgggccgcccggctcaatggagccatggcttgcgaggtactttactagttagggtggagggctggtgaaggctagttactagctaccaggataacagaaagagaagaagggtggagggctggtcaaggctaaatcttacatacacccagaaaagaccatcgtgccctcgcggggcttctgagcaattatagacacgtgtgttctcaaatgggcaagatagggtaccttcccgaggaagcatctagcacccaagccgatggactgcgcgttgaacaatggttacagtatgtgtaaaaagaaaagataacaagggaaatgcctgacagggtccagaggtgcatttaatcggacatgggattccatattttattacaccatagagtatgtgaacataaacacagaatacaatcaagcgcttagtgtttacataaagggccctaactgaagataggaaacgcaagcaagtccctctccgccaaataagatcatatatcatcgttagggccgccctggtgaatcctctgaatgaaaaaagcccatagttggcaacctaaacccgccgctctagtccgaataggaacttccgtccgacgagaaccttttgacaacaaaaattaattaattcagtACTGCATAAACCGCAATTTCAATTAGATAAATGCGAAGATTAAGATAGGCGCATGTATCACCTGTCGATGCGAACCCAGATAGTCAGCTCTGTGCATGGTTGAAACCATTGCAACGACCACTCTAGTTCCGACGCTTTGGCGGCGCCCGGCGTGGTCGTGCTATTCGCCAGAATAGTGGCCGTATGGTTGGGGCGCATTAAACCGATCTCAGAGCGATTAGGTGATGGCTTGCCGTGCGACGATATACTCACCTTgtactccggccacacgcacgccgCCGACCTAACGCACTCAACTGATAGGCTGGCCAGCACGCATCCATTCTCCGGATGGACTTGCGTATATGTGTGCCAGACGAACACGGTACCATCGTTCCCGTAGAAGATGACCGGACGTCTTGGCTCTGGCGGTGCCAGCACCGGGATGATGAACGCCATCGTGGTGCCGTACGGGATCATGTCCACACAAATCGAATGGATTTCTCTGAGGTGGGCGATGAGCGCTGCTGGCGAGGCGGCGAAGTCACAGCCGGCCTCTGTGCAGTCGCACGGACCGTGCGGGCATGCGAGCTCGTGGTCGTGGAGCCTGTTGTAGGCGACCACGCTCCCGCACCCGTCGTGGGGGCACTCCATCCTCTTTAATCTGCTTTGAAGGGGATAttgatggggaggggaggggaggggtgagTGGAGGGGAGGGGTgagtggagaagaaggatggtggtggctttattaattcgggcctcaccgtcccaccagtttggctaaaaaaggtgacgctgaatgtttcactgtctatgttttcacacgcagtagaccttatatgatggccaaaaatgggatatgaatattttctcgaaatatcaaaaaaatagatttatgtttgacatatgtgtgatgttactcaaaattgaactacatgttacaaatggacggtcggcaattttgagggaagaaaatgaattttaaatattgaaatacttttagtgtctctgtgtgaagccttgcactaagatcatagaaatttccattacccttgtacggatggtgggtcctaaaagttgaagtaatttgactgcaacaaaaagaacttcaatgaaaataaaaatgtggactagcttgtgtcgtcatatgagatatagatgctataaaaataacaaactacaatCCTAAGGGTGATTTACAtaaatcaagtttgatttcttgctttcatgtatgagttaatttattaacatggctttctaccccccccaccccacccaaacacacacacactctctctctctctctctctctacaatgggggtgagaggagaagaaggatgttCGTAACTCAGGCCTCACCATCCTACCAGACTTTGGTCAATGCCCAAGACATCCATGACCTAAAAAGCTGACGTTGATTGTTTCATAGTctacattttcacaagcattattttaccatatatattggccaaaatgtgatgtgtagattttctcgaattgtaccgtatttggattcatgtttgacgtatgagcggttttactcaaaattcaactgcatgttcaaattgccaggtcggaaaatttgaatgaagaaaatattgtttaaatattgaaataagtgtgaatatatatatattgaaataagtgtgcatatatatatatatatatatatgtgtgtgtgtgtgtgtgtgtgtgtgtgtgtgtgtgtgtgtgtgtgtgtgtgttttgtgCACTACGATACGTAAAATTGTCATTACCATTTTACGAATGTGGTGGGTCCTAGAATATTGAAGCTAATTCAAAAAATATGTGCTAGCTTGAGtcatcgtatgagataaaattgctatacaaataacaaacttacaaccttaaggtaatttaaaaaagatttattttcttgcttacacatgtgtggtcatgttgattgcattgtatattactatgaacttactaataattatcccaaattttggcagcaatgtgcatcttaccgttcacatatattttattcaacttcatttcacacaaaaatacattctactttattagtgtaaaataagagctttatgtgagctttattgtgaagtggctacctgagagaagggccaaatttttaaggtaacaatttcgaaacatggcatacttcataagatgaccatttaggtgatatatatgttgattatttctcgagtttgtaatatatgtggacttatgttgagttttaaccaattttggtcaatttaaaattgcatgttctttaaagttcggcatgagttttggtagaaaatatgcagattttGCCATGGGAGGGTGTTATGCTCCATGCATGACAAAActacaaagaaaagatgaacaatttgtacgaatggcaaagccggtgaatttgaagcaaattgaatgcaaccaaaggaaattcattaaaactaaaaaaagatgaagagttgacgaggaaatggtatggcaatttgaaaagaaaatgaatcactacatatATAAATCTGGTCATAATAAACGAAAATGCCAAGTAGAGTTTCCATTTTTTttcataaaaatagatcaaatttgaactagatttgtgatgtagattggtcatagaaaccgctataagccatcgcaatgtacggaagtgaatgattctaggcatccatattttaattacttcatgtaatgtaattgaacaagctagattgggtattgccccatgaaattgtaccacacatgccaacaatagtaTACCTGATTGCTTCCAAGTACGCCAACATTATATGGCTTGATTAAatgtgcattaaacttaaaatgcctgtttatttattttgttttagtagttgtatgacagtgaaggatccagagttgcattaatcggcgaattgggttacatattacatagactaattcatggtaaacataaaatacatccaatccctcaacatttttagataaaggtctaagtagtaaagattggaacatcaatcaggtccttccccactgaagtagatgaccacctccaacactacggctgtcctgacaagaaccatcagcaaaacgtctcttttagtccttgtactgagtactttgaagccggaagccccagacacacccttcctgttacggtgatgaagcaatataaacatcaaaagaagaggcagaacaagatctcctactcagggacacttggtggacgccgagatataggtcgctagctgtgcacagagatcctcttctccttgctaattgccctgtcacaagaaaaacaaattaattcagcattacttaaatccgcattagcatcgtcccaataagattgagggtagtgttatgttcactcactccttatcgatgcgcaaatagatagtcagctgcttcgatgattcattgctgcacaggtaccgcggcggcactgagaggaacgaagtgacatctcccaaagaaacagtgcccggagtcgggctgctcgtcggctctaatacctccttcaccacgtcaaacaagtgttccccggtaagcttacgcggcctcggcatcggcgggccgttcacccacatcgtcaccctataccggggcaagttgcacgccgccggcctgacgcacacgaaggataccgcggtgtccatgccgcaagggtggatgtgcaaggcgaacactgcgccatccgtcccgtagccgatgaactgtcgttttggcgagcccggtgccggcaccttcagatgaaccaatccgaagtcctcgtcgtacgggaacctatccacaacggtcaagtgggcttctctgaggtgtaggatgaacggCACCTGCGAATCGGCGAATTCGCAGCCGGGGTGCGTGCAGAAGCAagagccgtgcgggcacgccatcatgtgcttgtcttcctcgttgtaagGGAACTCCCTCCCGCACCAGTCGTTGATGCACTGGATCGTTGGCTTCAGTTCGGCACAGGCAACTCCATAGTCTAAGATCTGATGAGGGATCGGAAAGGGGCGCGGGGGGttgtgtggcggcggcggcgtgagcGAGGGGGAGCAGTGAGAAGTTGAGAACTGAGATGGGagattgatgtttatggagattggtgtttctttatagagggctcttcttttaactggagcctctagactggtggacacatgacttgtgctcactgaagtgtgcgacctcacgcatgggaaccacacgtaagtgacagactagttggtgtactcgggtgattattataatgtattagtactccatagtttccgatggatccaagggtaggaaagccaagttatctcatttacaagacattatttttccatgaagccaagttaactcatcaatcaattggtatattttggttatattcaaacttttacttgaaactagctggtcatgccattctactactcgcttaAAACTTTTACTGCGGGAAGGGAGGggggtgatgctaccctgaatttgtgggacccaaaaaaactcggaaatacgagcgatgcatcaaaaagaaacacattcatccccctcccccagtgatttgacctagatttgaaatcaaggcacacgtgattcaaaaaaggcaatctaaaaacatggattattcatcattttgtacatatatatagggaaaataccaaacatgccataccagtgttttagagaagaaccctcaattagattggcaccatgttggacttcgtccagctaaatttcctcccacatgcatgtgagcttcgtaccactacacaagaaccatgccaaacttttgaatcatggcccaattttatgtatatatttgaacttttcatcatgcacgcatgaatactttgcaaaatatgtgcattttgggttgtctcccgtaaatgtgtttttgcttgtctaccaccaatcaagttttcattcgcggggaaacatgcatgacaggatgaccatttccaaggtttcatgaattatctcaatgtgcatccatatatatacaatttcttgggctaaatccgataaaatgcaaatttgatacagtgtgtagatgaagtacagatcaaactaataatttaaaaaatacatgggtgtgtgacctgaatgtgtggatcgagccaagtacattttatataataatggccaaacacatgcaccgcaccctcctactagaacaaattaaaacaagcAGGGCGAGAGCATCATGAGATTTCTCGACGTATCTAAATTTCAAAACAAGccgaattaataagttattgtggggcttgatagaaaagatcgaaacaaagcatgcatagtcatatcatttgtggttcataatacctctatggacaataccaaataaacatggcatatatacacttctatttttaagacaagaaccctgcatatttttttgcaccatgtgtttgaggcctcgcttccccagaagtgtgtgtgggagcattgcatgctacgagaaaacaatgccaaacatttgaatcgcatgactcatttttttgtagtgatatataggtttatggtttatatacaaggtttagtgttagggtctaggggtttaatataattagggccggtttagggtttatagagattgaCATCATcagtttcatttcacatttgtgatgtacaatactacatacctaagtaaaatcgatcattcttagtcactccaaaatgaagctcgtggtcaggaggtttttggaatttacatgtttgaaacccaataccacttctcttcatgcttgacttcataattaattaagacagagtttac
It includes:
- the LOC139830159 gene encoding uncharacterized protein; this encodes MECPHDGCGSVVAYNRLHDHELACPHGPCDCTEAGCDFAASPAALIAHLREIHSICVDMIPYGTTMAFIIPVLAPPEPRRPVIFYGNDGTVFVWHTYTQVHPENGCVLASLSVECVRSAACVWPEYKVSISSHGKPSPNRSEIGLMRPNHTATILANSTTTPGAAKASELEWSLQWFQPCTELTIWVRIDR